In Notolabrus celidotus isolate fNotCel1 chromosome 22, fNotCel1.pri, whole genome shotgun sequence, the genomic stretch atgaagcagactgagagaagacCAAGAGtgagcaaagctgtcatgaaggaaaaagggggctactttacagaatctaaaatataaaacatattctgctttgtttaacacttttttgttcatcaaATGATTCCATGtttgttctttcatagtgttgatgccttcagtattaatctacagtgtttcaaataattacaataaatacagacACTTGATGAGatggtgtttccaaacttttgactggtagtgtacatcctCTCTGTCTGAACAGCGTTACTACAGATTTAATTTATAAACAGATTCAGGTACAATAAGCCTCTCTGCTTTCATCCTTTGATAACACTTCACATGTTTATGAGGAATCAGAAAAGACGACATGTTGTTCAGTGAGTTTACAACACTTCGTTTCACTGCTGAAATAACTAAGAAGAAAAAGTCCCCCAACTATTTCCTGTTTgagtaaaatgtaataaaactaAAGAGAGCAGCTGTAACACATCAGACGTTAGCCTCTCtgtatgaaataaatacatcacaTCTGCacactcagagtgtgtgtgtgtgtgtgtgtgtgtgtgtgtgtgtgtccgagTGTTATCTTTGAGTCTTCAACTGTTCCTTATTCTTCATCCAGTTGATGCGACGTCCTCTGAGAGCGGAGGGCTTCTATCCCGGTCCGCTCACCGCTCTCATCGACCTTTTCTGATCTgtgactgaaaacaaagagagagtcacctcagtgaggaaagtcgAATCAACCTCTTCAACTACATCATGCAGGCGCAGGGAAGTGAAGGAGTTTTGAAAGATTGAAGGGGGGGATGATGAAGGAGCTTCCTATTTGTGAAATGCACCTGGAGGAGGTAGGGATCAAGGCGACAGCGAggatgcaggaggaggaggctcagTGTTTCTGAAAATTTCTGCACCTTTGCACATCGATCATTTTGAACGGTATCTCAAatgtagtgtttttttaaacctctcaCATATTTTGGAATCTCTTTAACTGCAATAAAAGTTATGAAATGCTCCAGTAGAGTCCCTCAGAGAGTAGAGGAGCTGTCCTCGGTCAGACCTTGACTTTGGAGCTTAAAAAGTTTGATCAGATTCATCACAATATTTACGCTGACACCTTCTAACACATGATGGAGATTATTCAGAAATAACAAGGTTAATATTCCTCAAGCTTGAGTCACTTTTCATTTGTCTTTCTTCAAGAGACACGGATACAGCCGTGTGACTCATCGTGTTGAAATGATAAACTTCCCCCGTGcctacttctacttcttcttcagaAACATCATCATGATTTGGTCTGTTTCGTAGAATGCTTGTGCAGCATATTGTCAGTGGTGCTTTCCCCTCCTGTGCTTCAGTATGAAGCAGCAAACTCACCAGTTTCCACCTCAGCATCTTGATCCACTCGTCCGCCTCCACGCCCGTCTTTGCACACAGATAAAACGTCCTCTCAGGAAACACCAGACTGTGGACGCAGAGAGATATCGAGACGACGTTacgagaggaaggaaagaagactCGTTTATCACAGTTTATCTATTTTGTCTTTGAGCTACAGCTTTTCCCTTTGCAAGTTTGCAAAtttcaggaggaggagtaggaggaggagtaggaggagtaggagtaggaggagtaggagtaggaggaggaggaggaggaggaggaggaggagtaggagtaggagtaggaggaggaggaggaggaggaggaggaggaggaggaggaggagaagaaggaaggTGGTTAAACTCAGCtctcctgtgtgtttgattgACTTTGTGTAAAAGGTGAAAGGTTAGGAGTCGTTGTAACCCCCTTTTTTCAGCCACAGCTGCCTCTCAGCTTGTGGTAATTTCTCCGTCCTGTTTCCTTCTGTTGTTTCAAACATTTGACTTCTCCTTTTTTCAAAAATCACAGATGTCACATTTCGCTGCCTTGGGGAAGTTCAGCAGCATTGAACACCCACTGAGTCTGACAGCTGCGTTGTGAAAGATCTAACACGGTTGTCTTGTTGACAATTTACAGCAGTGGACAGTGACATGGTAAATTCACTCCAGTACGGTACATTTGGATGTATTTTGGGGTGAAATCTAagacttttgactcctctacatttccaTGAATGCTCTtgttactctctacttttacTCTGAAGTCGTCTGctgaatttattttctaaacTGTGTTCGTGTACGTCtcgcgtctccacggttgaacgtcaagcaaacacagagcagacatcagATCAGGCGGTTCCTCCTGAGCACCATGGTCGTATCTTCAGCTcatgtttgaaatgaagaatgattcaTTTGAAATATTCGCTCTGTTGTCTGCTCTGCACAAACTCCACCGTCCAGCCTGAGAGAGAACGTCGAGGTCTGCAGCTCAACATGAGTTTGATCCCAGATGAGCattcctcctggggaatccagAGGCGATCCCAAaccaggtgggatatataatccctccacagAGTTCTGGGTCTATCCCGGGACCatctctaaagggaggcgtccgggaggcatccttatcagatgccccaaccacctcagctgacttcTTTCAACgtgaaggagcagcggctctacttggagctctgagctcctgaccctctctctaagactgagcccagacacccttcagaggaaactcatctcagccgcttgtatccgagATCTTATCTTctcataggtgagggttggaacgtagaccgactggtaaattgaaagctttgccttccggctcagctccttaagttaagttaagtgaTGCAAGCCAAGTTAAATGAAGACAGTACACGAAACAAACATGCGTGTTCCCTTTCTGACCCTCACTCACCAGAAACAGTTGACTCTGTCCTGAGAGTAGTCGAACTGGACCGCAGAGCAGGCCTTCAGGTCCAGGGTTCGGATGGGCTCCGTGCACTGAAACCGAAACACTCTACAGCTCACACAGTTCAAGCTCGGAGCCTCTTTTTCTGATGAGACCTTTAGAAGCTGCGGGAAGACTCACCACTTTGTCTTTAAAGTATTTCAGCTCGTATCTGTTGAGTGTGAACCACCTCTGCTTCCAGCTCTGCAGACAAGATTTAAGAAGTGTTTTTTCAGAGATCACACACTGAAGTAGATGTTTTGTAAATAATCAGGCATGTACAGCTGCAAACAGATATGTGTTCGGACACGGTTTGGAGTCGCTCCTCTCTTACCTTCACGATCCCTCCCTGTTTCACCAGGTAGCCTTCCTTTGTGCCCAGctggaaagacagaaaaaggagTCTGCAGTTATTCAAGAATCGACTTCCAGGAGTCATTCTGTTTTATTACAACTGATGTCACAGCAGAGGTGAGTACTATATGATACTCAGTTCTATCTCAGCACCtcaccatccacccagcctcccCCTCAATCTCTGGTCGACTGCCTCCACGCCATAAAACCCTGGATGACATCTAAACTCCTCAAAATTAACAGTAAAGAGACAGAGCTCTTGGTTGTGGCCCCCAAGCCACTGCTCAGGAAGGTTGgagatctcctcctctgtgtggaTGGCTGTTTCATCTCTCCACCTCCTGAAGTCTGCAACCtgggtgtcattcttgactccaccctctccttccgGTAACACATCAAATCAGCTATCAACTGAAGAACATCTCGCGTCTGCGTCTATCTCTCTCCAATTCAGTTGCAGAGACCCTCGTTCATGCTTTCATaacctcccggctggattactgcaatggagtcctgttcggggtacccagcaatgccctggaccGTCTCCAAtatgtgcagaactcagctgccagagTTCCCACGCATactaagccctggcagcacatcacccccactctcattaacctccactggctccctgttaagTACCGCATCTCCtctaagctcctcctcctcacttacaaatccctgcatgcccttgcccccaatacctggctgacctccaccaacacactccatccagGAACCTATGGTcctcggacctgggtctcctctccatcactcggactaagctgcggacctttggagacagagcattcagtgtggcggtccctactctgtggaactctctccctcccaacatccacagcgccccaaccctggacggttttaaagaagcagtcaaaatgcaccttttcctcaaggcctttcctcgttagatatccccacctaccccccagactccctacctgaccctgtgaagccaccttgggtttcttgaaaggcactatataaatcccagttatgattatttattattacgaTGTGCCAAACAGTGAGCTTCAGACAGACCAGTGGGTCCGGTCATGGAGGTCTGGGGAGAATATTAAACCCTCCTGTCACACTTAAATGACTCtgaagtgtttgtgtctgtgcagaCCGGGTCTCCTACCGAAGGTGCAGTCGGCACCAGGTCATTTTCCGTGCGGCCCGTCTGTATCGCTGTGTGAACTCGCACAGACTCATAGATGGACGGCTCCTCCACTCGCCACGGGTACGGACACTTCAGCACAATGAGGGTTCCTGGTTCACGGGGAAGACGAGattcaaacaaagaagaaaacaaacatcatacAACACAAACAGGCAGAAATCAGCAGCTGTTAGTGTGACGTAGGTTTTCATCAATCCTGTGAAACCTCAGAAGAGCAGCTGACCACCAGACCGCTCtgtggtgtgtttctgttaaactcatctctttctttccatccaGACTCACCTCTGAGTGTGACACGGCAAGGCAGCTGTATTTAAAGTCAGGGTGAATATTTAGACTGTTTGAAGTCACAAGTTATGCTCACCCTGAAAGTCTAAGAAAGTTTTGTGGACAACATTTATGATAAGTCACATCAAAACCAGAGAGCTGAatgctgtgttgattttaagaaATGAATTATCTATATCAACTCAATCTCAGAAACAAGAAGCCTTCATCTGGTGATTAAACTGACTCTGTGAATGTGACTTTTTCAGCAACTCCCA encodes the following:
- the dapp1 gene encoding dual adapter for phosphotyrosine and 3-phosphotyrosine and 3-phosphoinositide yields the protein MSFYSDASTEDTSDELETLGWYHYDLSRHAAEALLLSNGTDGSYLLRNSNEGPSCFALSVRAKDSVKHFHVTRRDNTYVFGFNEFATLQDFVNHFANQPLLGSDTGTLIVLKCPYPWRVEEPSIYESVRVHTAIQTGRTENDLVPTAPSLGTKEGYLVKQGGIVKSWKQRWFTLNRYELKYFKDKVCTEPIRTLDLKACSAVQFDYSQDRVNCFCLVFPERTFYLCAKTGVEADEWIKMLRWKLSQIRKGR